A genome region from Leptodactylus fuscus isolate aLepFus1 chromosome 6, aLepFus1.hap2, whole genome shotgun sequence includes the following:
- the AKT1S1 gene encoding proline-rich AKT1 substrate 1, translating into MTDMADNHKEAWEVLINAADHYRRQTGNDIVLITAYKSKALTNCDLTVHGSGVLLEATNRYIDDIAVVHKTTVFTSPMAIIKATKETAGAKQNSYSKSYPSIYGKEGFSVAEDNEKAKVGPPSQIPEQVPQLDTPDEEDYDYKESSVHKAPDSNPSDSTGLFVMDEDSNSQDCEPFFESDQEESTDDGSLTEDAPGQPLPQRNLQQYAKSLPVTVPVWDFKEKRQANKSSDDEDGKFPSPNLDRIAASMRALAHDTTQPFGDLPRPRLNTGDFQATYRKY; encoded by the exons ATGACTGACATGGCTGACAACCACAAGGAGGCCTGGGAGGTCTTAATAAATGCTGCCGATCATTATCGTAGACAGACTGGAAATGACATTGTGCTCATCACAGCATACAAGTCTAAGGCGCTCACTAACTGCGACCTCACCGTTCATGGTAGTGGTGTGCTTCTGGAGGCCACAAACAGATACATTGATGACATTGCTGTGGTGCACAAAACCACTGTTTTTACCAGCCCAATGGCCATCATCAAGGCAACCAAAGAGACTGCTGGGGCCAAGCAAAACTCTTACTCCAAGAGCTACCCTTCTATATATGGGAAAGAAGGCTTTTCTGTGGCTGAGGACAATGAAAAGGCTAAAGTGGGGCCTCCAAGTCAGATTCCTGAGCAGGTCCCACAACTTGACACCCCTGATGAAGAGGACTATGACTACAAGGAAAGCAGTGTGCATAAGGCTCCTGACAGCAATCCTAGTGACTCGACAG GGCTGTTTGTGATGGATGAAGATTCAAATAGCCAAGACTGTGAGCCTTTCTTTGAGTCTGATCAGGAAGAGAGTACTGATG ATGGCAGCTTGACTGAAGATGCTCCAGGACAACCTCTTCCCCAGCGCAACCTCCAGCAGTATGCAAAGTCTCTCCCAGTAACTGTACCTGTGTGGGACTTCAAGGAGAAGAGGCAGGCTAATAAGTCTTCAGATGATGAAGATGGCAAG TTTCCTTCCCCAAACCTGGACAGAATTGCTGCTAGTATGAGAGCCTTGGCTCATGACACCACACAGCCATTTGGTGACCTTCCTCGTCCTCGCTTGAACACAGGTGACTTCCAAGCAACATACAGGAAGTATTAA